A genomic segment from Bos taurus isolate L1 Dominette 01449 registration number 42190680 breed Hereford chromosome 1, ARS-UCD2.0, whole genome shotgun sequence encodes:
- the AADAC gene encoding arylacetamide deacetylase isoform X1, whose amino-acid sequence MIQALFGEILGLNHFMKSMALFSRIQGFPPTSDENIIVKDTTFNDIPVRIYVPQQKTKSLRRGLFYIHGGGWCFGSNDYYSYDLLSRWTAERLDAVVISTNYRLAPKYHFPVQFEDVYTALKWFLDPQNLESYGVDPGRIGISGDSAGGNLAAAVAQQLLEDPDVKIKLKVQTLIYPALQNFDFDLPSYRENAHYPVLSKSLMVRFWSEYFTTDRSLKKAMLSNQHIPLESSNLFKFVNWSSLLPEKFKKGHIYKTPTHGSSELAKKYPGILDVKASPLLADDSKLRGLPLTYVITCQYDVLRDDGLMYVTRLQKSGVQVIHNHVEGAFHGTLAFLFTKVGYRAANQYINWLHENL is encoded by the exons atgaTACAG gcCCTGTTTGGTGAAATATTGGGGCTAAACCATTTCATGAAATCGATGGCACTCTTTTCAAGAATTCAAGGTTTTCCACCAACATCAGATGAAAACATAATTGTGAAAGATACAACATTCAATGATATTCCTGTCCGTATATATGTGCCCCAACAGAAGACAAAATCATTAAGAAGAGGCTTGTTTTATATTCATGGTGGTGGCTGGTGTTTTGGTAGTAATG attATTATAGCTATGACCTTCTGTCAAGATGGACAGCAGAGAGACTTGATGCAGTTGTCATATCAACCAA CTACAGACTAGCCCCAAAGTACCATTTTCCAGTTCAATTTGAAGATGTGTACACTGCATTAAAATGGTTTTTAGACCCCCAAAATCTTGAAAGCTATGGTGTAGATCCTGGAAGAATCGGTATCTCTGGAGACAGTGCTGGAGGGAATTTAGCTGCAGCAGTGGCACAGCAG cTCTTAGAAGATCCAGATGTCAAGATCAAGCTCAAGGTTCAAACTTTAATATATCCTGCCCTTCAGAATTTTGATTTCGATTTACCATCATATCGAGAAAATGCACATTATCCAGTTCTGTCGAAATCACTCATGGTCAGATTCTGGAGTGAATATTTTACTACAGATAGATCACTTAAGAAAGCAATGCTTTCCAACCAACACATTCCTCTGGAATCAAGCAATCTGTTCAAATTTGTTAATTGGAGTTCTTTGCTCCCTGAGAAGTTTAAGAAAGGTCACATTTATAAGACTCCAACTCATGGTAGTTCAGAGCTCGCTAAAAAATACCCAGGGATTCTAGATGTGAAAGCTTCACCATTGCTAGCTGATGACAGCAAGTTGCGTGGTTTACCCCTGACCTATGTCATCACTTGTCAATATGATGTCTTAAGAGATGATGGACTCATGTATGTTACTCGACTTCAGAAGTCTGGAGTTCAAGTGATCCATAACCACGTAGAGGGTGCATTCCATGGaacacttgcttttctttttactaaAGTTGGTTATAGAGCAGCCAATCAGTATATTAATTGGCTACATGAAAACCTGTAA
- the AADAC gene encoding arylacetamide deacetylase translates to MRKKYFGFLILGVLLAGYIYVPLPDNVEEPWKIMLLNTFLKTSSYLALFGEILGLNHFMKSMALFSRIQGFPPTSDENIIVKDTTFNDIPVRIYVPQQKTKSLRRGLFYIHGGGWCFGSNDYYSYDLLSRWTAERLDAVVISTNYRLAPKYHFPVQFEDVYTALKWFLDPQNLESYGVDPGRIGISGDSAGGNLAAAVAQQLLEDPDVKIKLKVQTLIYPALQNFDFDLPSYRENAHYPVLSKSLMVRFWSEYFTTDRSLKKAMLSNQHIPLESSNLFKFVNWSSLLPEKFKKGHIYKTPTHGSSELAKKYPGILDVKASPLLADDSKLRGLPLTYVITCQYDVLRDDGLMYVTRLQKSGVQVIHNHVEGAFHGTLAFLFTKVGYRAANQYINWLHENL, encoded by the exons atgaggaaaaaatattttggctTTCTGATATTGGGAGTCCTCTTAGCAGGTTATATTTATGTACCTCTTCCAGATAATGTTGAAGAACCATGGAAAATAATGCtgttaaatacttttttaaaaacttcatcatATTTG gcCCTGTTTGGTGAAATATTGGGGCTAAACCATTTCATGAAATCGATGGCACTCTTTTCAAGAATTCAAGGTTTTCCACCAACATCAGATGAAAACATAATTGTGAAAGATACAACATTCAATGATATTCCTGTCCGTATATATGTGCCCCAACAGAAGACAAAATCATTAAGAAGAGGCTTGTTTTATATTCATGGTGGTGGCTGGTGTTTTGGTAGTAATG attATTATAGCTATGACCTTCTGTCAAGATGGACAGCAGAGAGACTTGATGCAGTTGTCATATCAACCAA CTACAGACTAGCCCCAAAGTACCATTTTCCAGTTCAATTTGAAGATGTGTACACTGCATTAAAATGGTTTTTAGACCCCCAAAATCTTGAAAGCTATGGTGTAGATCCTGGAAGAATCGGTATCTCTGGAGACAGTGCTGGAGGGAATTTAGCTGCAGCAGTGGCACAGCAG cTCTTAGAAGATCCAGATGTCAAGATCAAGCTCAAGGTTCAAACTTTAATATATCCTGCCCTTCAGAATTTTGATTTCGATTTACCATCATATCGAGAAAATGCACATTATCCAGTTCTGTCGAAATCACTCATGGTCAGATTCTGGAGTGAATATTTTACTACAGATAGATCACTTAAGAAAGCAATGCTTTCCAACCAACACATTCCTCTGGAATCAAGCAATCTGTTCAAATTTGTTAATTGGAGTTCTTTGCTCCCTGAGAAGTTTAAGAAAGGTCACATTTATAAGACTCCAACTCATGGTAGTTCAGAGCTCGCTAAAAAATACCCAGGGATTCTAGATGTGAAAGCTTCACCATTGCTAGCTGATGACAGCAAGTTGCGTGGTTTACCCCTGACCTATGTCATCACTTGTCAATATGATGTCTTAAGAGATGATGGACTCATGTATGTTACTCGACTTCAGAAGTCTGGAGTTCAAGTGATCCATAACCACGTAGAGGGTGCATTCCATGGaacacttgcttttctttttactaaAGTTGGTTATAGAGCAGCCAATCAGTATATTAATTGGCTACATGAAAACCTGTAA